Proteins co-encoded in one Schistosoma haematobium chromosome Unknown HiC_scaffold_526, whole genome shotgun sequence genomic window:
- a CDS encoding uncharacterized protein (EggNog:ENOG410V5N7~COG:D) codes for MSWSFINDSLATTLCLQWEPEIVACAVLYLATRMSKFTIEDWEGRQPGQRWWECFVEGMSTEVMEDICHKILDLYPADGNTGDEQVGSNINTSTTKITTNNINCNSNSNVTTGELPIHHVTHSVSFDSNKYHGINSKAEPSAKKASINAFVRE; via the exons ATGTCATGGTCATTTATTAATGATAGTTTAGCAACAACACTATGTTTACAGTGGGAACCAGAAATAGTTGCATGCGCTGTCCTTTATCTAGCCACACGTATGAGTAAATTTACAATAGAAGATTGGGAAGGTCGTCAACCAGGTCAACGTTGGTGGGAATGTTTTGTTGAAGGTATGAGTACTGAA GTTATGGAAGATATATGTCATAAAATTTTAGACTTATACCCTGCTGATGGGAATACTGGTGATGAACAAGTTGGAAGTAATATTAACACATCTACAACTAAAATAACAAcgaataatattaattgtaaCAGTAACAGTAATGTAACTACAGGTGAATTACCAATTCATCATGTAACACATTCAGTATCATTCGATTCAAACAAATATCATGGAATAAATAGTAAAGCAGAGCCATCTGCTAAAAAGGCAAGCATTAATGCGTTCGTCAgggaataa